A window from Bos indicus isolate NIAB-ARS_2022 breed Sahiwal x Tharparkar chromosome 1, NIAB-ARS_B.indTharparkar_mat_pri_1.0, whole genome shotgun sequence encodes these proteins:
- the LOC109563030 gene encoding P2Y purinoceptor 2-like: MEKLDTNISEEGRSCHLSEHYKQVYLSLTYSIIFVLGLPLNGAVLWLSWRQTKRWSCATIYLANLMVADLLYISTLPFLIVTYSLEDTWPFGELLCKLVRFLFYANLYSSVLLLTCISVHRFLGVCHPLRSLPYRTRRHALLGATATWALVVIQLLPTLIFSHTDDIDGQMICYDTTSADHFDRFFVYSMVLMLSSFVLPSLVILVCYSLMVRSLATPVETLTRVGGATRAKSIRTILLVCGLFALCFVPFHISRSLYFTLRFLSSGNCQLLTVVSLAYRVWRPLVSLSSCLNPVLYFLSGGNRVRLFQELGHNKVGEHPAGAKGQRLWAVSCPPRGGQVWVLPR; encoded by the coding sequence ATGGAGAAGCTGGACACCAATATCTCAGAGGAAGGAAGATCCTGCCATCTCTCGGAGCACTACAAGCAAGTCTACCTCTCCCTGACCTACAGCATCATCTTTGTGCTGGGGCTGCCCCTGAATGGTGCCGTCCTGTGGCTCTCCTGGCGCCAAACCAAGCGCTGGAGCTGTGCCACCATCTACCTGGCGAACCTGATGGTGGCAGATCTGCTATATATATCGACACTGCCCTTCCTCATCGTCACCTACTCCCTGGAGGACACCTGGCCCTTCGGGGAGCTGCTCTGCAAGCTGGTGCGCTTCCTGTTCTACGCCAACCTCTACAGCAGCGTCCTGCTGCTGACCTGCATCTCCGTGCACCGCTTCCTGGGCGTGTGCCACCCACTGCGCTCCCTGCCCTACCGGACCCGCCGGCACGCCCTGCTGGGCGCCACCGCCACGTGGGCTCTGGTGGTCATCCAGCTGCTGCCCACCCTGATCTTCTCTCACACAGACGACATCGACGGCCAGATGATCTGCTACGACACGACCAGTGCGGATCACTTTGACAGGTTTTTCGTCTACAGCATGGTCCTGATGTTGTCCAGCTTTGTCCTGCCCTCCTTGGTTATCTTGGTGTGCTACTCACTGATGGTCAGGAGCCTGGCCACACCAGTGGAGACCCTCACGAGGGTGGGTGGCGCAACCCGGGCCAAGTCCATCCGGACCATTTTGCTGGTGTGTGGCCTCTTCGCCCTCTGCTTCGTGCCCTTCCACATCTCGCGCTCCCTCTACTTCACACTCCGCTTCCTGTCCTCAGGCAACTGCCAGCTCCTGACAGTGGTCAGCCTGGCCTACAGGGTATGGAGGCCTCTGGTGAGCCTGAGCAGCTGCCTCAACCCAGTCCTCTACTTTCTGTCAGGTGGGAACAGAGTCAGGCTCTTCCAGGAACTGGGGCACAACAAGGTGGGTGAGCACCCAGCTGGAGCCAAGGGACAGAGACTCTGGGCTGTCTCTTGCCCACCTAGGGGTGGGCAGGTCTGGGTCCTGCCAAGATGA